One part of the Salvelinus sp. IW2-2015 linkage group LG28, ASM291031v2, whole genome shotgun sequence genome encodes these proteins:
- the LOC111954406 gene encoding CCN family member 2, giving the protein MSAGMNMRLISFFCLTLSYLAVAQECSGQCSCPDVAPQCPPGVSLVPDACSCCRVCAKQMGEFCTERDVCDPHKGLFCEFGSPINRRIGVCTAKGGATCVIGGMMYRSGESFQSSCKYQCTCLDGAVGCVPLCSMDIRLPSPDCPMPHRVKVPGKCCEEWVCDAPQHTNSFVGSVLAAYREEETYGPDPSMMRENCLVQTTEWSACSKTCGLGISTRVTNDNRECRLEKQSRLCMVRPCESHMEQSIRKGKKCIRTPRVSKPMKFEISGCTTTKSFRPKFCGVCTDGRCCTPHRTTTLPMEFKCPDGQVMKKQMMFIKTCACHYNCPGENDIFESMYYKKMLGDMA; this is encoded by the exons ATGTCTGCTGGAATGAACATGAGACTGATTTCTTTCTTCTGCCTCACTCTCTCCTACCTG GCTGTGGCTCAGGAGTGCAGTGGGCAGTGTAGTTGCCCCGATGTGGCCCCCCAGTGCCCTCCTGGTGTGAGCCTGGTACCCGATGCCTGCAGCTGCTGCAGGGTGTGTGCCAAACAGATGGGCGAGTTCTGCACAGAGAGGGACGTGTGCGACCCCCACAAAGGACTCTTCTGTGAATTTGGCTCCCCCATCAACCGCCGCATAGGAGTCTGTACAG CTAAGGGTGGCGCCACCTGTGTGATCGGAGGGATGATGTACAGGAGTGGAGAGTCCTTCCAGAGCAGCTGTAAATACCAGTGCACGTGCCTGGACGGTGCCGTGGGCTGTGTGCCCCTGTGCAGCATGGACATCCGCCTGCCCAGCCCTGACTGCCCCATGCCCCACCGCGTCAAAGTGCCCGGGAAGTGCTGCGAGGAGTGGGTGTGCGATGCCCCCCAACACACAAACAGCTTTGTGGGCTCTGTTCTCGCTG cttacagagaggaggagacctACGGGCCTGACCCCTCCATGATGAGGGAGAACTGCCTGGTCCAGACCACTGAGTGGAGCGCCTGCTCTAAGACCTGCGGCCTGGGCATCTCTACCAGAGTCACCAATGACAACCGCGAGTGCCGCCTGGAGAAACAGTCCCGCCTATGTATGGTCAGGCCCTGCGAGTCCCACATGGAGCAAAGCATTAGG AAGGGAAAGAAATGCATCCGCACACCAAGAGTGTCCAAGCCCATGAAGTTTGAGATCTCTGGCTGCACCACCACCAAGTCCTTCCGCCCCAAGTTCTGCGGAGTGTGCACCGATGGTCGTTGCTGCACCCCCCACAGAACCACCACCCTGCCCATGGAGTTCAAGTGCCCCGACGGCCAGGTCATGAAGAAGCAGATGATGTTCATCAAGACCTGTGCGTGCCACTACAACTGCCCCGGCGAGAACGACATCTTCGAGTCCATGTACTACAAGAAGATGCTTGGAGACATGGCGTAA